The following coding sequences are from one Treponema bryantii window:
- a CDS encoding family 43 glycosylhydrolase: MKKQGFNPYLPSWEYIPDGEPHVFGNRVYVYGSHDCFNGWVFCQGDYVCYSAPVTDLRDWRYEGVIYPKTSEEMNADGHMCLYAPDVTVGPDGRYYLYYVYDKVGFVSVAVCDTPAGKYKFYGHVHYKDGTRLGDRKGDIPQFDPGVITEGNRTYLYTGFCGNHMKDRIGAMATVLGPDMLTIEEEPVIVAPGDCYTDVTAPVTTDCPYKQDSVEEWKNYKDHAFFEAPSIRKIGDTYYFIFSSQVMHELCYATSKNPTSGFKYQGVIVSNVDMHIDSYKPADMPAAFGANNHGSIELINGEYYIFYHRHTNGNWFNRQGCAEKLKVLPDGTIPQVQITSCGLNGGPLEGKGEYPAYIACNIFNPEEKNWIVDIRHPRVSQDGRDGDEETGYIANVQNGYIYGFKYFDFKDVKKISILTRGYVYGKYEIRTKWDGPVLAEISAGCSNIWETNSADISIPDGIGELYFKFVGGGSHQFKGFILS; encoded by the coding sequence ATGAAAAAGCAGGGCTTTAATCCTTACTTACCGTCATGGGAATATATTCCAGACGGAGAACCACATGTTTTCGGAAACAGAGTTTATGTATATGGTTCACACGACTGCTTTAACGGCTGGGTTTTCTGTCAGGGAGATTACGTGTGCTACTCTGCTCCGGTAACTGACCTTAGAGACTGGCGTTATGAAGGAGTAATCTATCCTAAAACTTCAGAGGAAATGAATGCTGACGGACACATGTGTCTTTATGCTCCAGATGTAACAGTTGGACCAGACGGACGTTATTACCTCTATTATGTTTATGATAAAGTAGGTTTTGTTTCTGTTGCAGTCTGTGACACACCGGCAGGAAAATATAAGTTCTACGGACATGTTCACTACAAAGACGGAACAAGACTGGGAGATCGTAAAGGCGATATACCGCAGTTTGACCCGGGCGTTATTACAGAAGGAAACCGCACTTACCTTTACACAGGCTTCTGCGGAAATCATATGAAAGACAGAATTGGAGCAATGGCTACAGTCCTTGGACCTGACATGCTCACGATTGAAGAAGAACCTGTTATTGTTGCTCCAGGCGACTGTTACACTGATGTTACAGCCCCAGTTACAACAGACTGCCCTTACAAACAGGATTCAGTTGAAGAATGGAAAAACTATAAAGACCACGCTTTCTTTGAAGCTCCTTCAATCAGAAAAATTGGCGATACTTATTATTTTATTTTCTCATCTCAGGTTATGCATGAGCTTTGTTATGCAACAAGTAAAAATCCAACTTCAGGCTTTAAGTATCAGGGTGTAATTGTAAGTAATGTTGATATGCATATTGATTCCTATAAGCCTGCTGATATGCCGGCAGCTTTTGGAGCAAATAACCACGGCAGCATTGAACTGATAAACGGTGAATACTACATCTTCTATCACCGCCACACAAACGGTAACTGGTTTAACCGTCAGGGTTGTGCAGAAAAACTTAAGGTTCTTCCAGATGGTACAATTCCACAGGTTCAGATTACTTCATGTGGTTTGAACGGTGGTCCTCTTGAAGGAAAAGGTGAATACCCTGCATACATTGCCTGCAATATCTTTAATCCGGAAGAAAAGAACTGGATTGTTGATATCAGACATCCCCGTGTTTCTCAGGACGGCCGCGATGGCGATGAAGAAACAGGATATATCGCAAATGTTCAGAACGGCTACATCTATGGCTTTAAATATTTTGATTTCAAGGATGTAAAAAAGATTTCTATATTAACCCGCGGTTATGTTTACGGAAAATATGAAATCAGAACAAAGTGGGATGGCCCTGTACTTGCAGAAATATCAGCAGGCTGTTCTAACATCTGGGAAACAAACAGTGCAGACATCAGCATTCCAGACGGAATCGGCGAACTGTACTTTAAGTTTGTCGGTGGAGGAAGCCATCAGTTCAAGGGATTTATACTCTCATAA
- a CDS encoding AraC family transcriptional regulator, giving the protein MQNEQRIVRQPVAVSFSSQNSYQEEPLRQIEYEILFIKKGNGKVYIGNTVSDISEGDFIFINPFEEHFLKKGRGVLEFHCYRILFDISALGSENDPCRLFFEGIRLCRFLTMPPELAQRFHNISLMKKNSEGMEVILRSIILDVISYAIETDQYERFSQVVENEKRSLSAIDNAIHYIRENYSESISLGAILKLTNYSKSHFIRLFKESTGMNVSEYINKYRIEKACLDLIYTNNNITEIATSNGFNNIQYFSRKFKEYMNCTPKQYQNKKKKLIWRQDSL; this is encoded by the coding sequence ATGCAGAATGAACAGCGAATAGTACGGCAACCGGTTGCCGTCAGTTTTAGTTCGCAAAACAGTTATCAGGAAGAGCCTTTAAGACAGATAGAATATGAAATTCTTTTCATAAAAAAAGGAAATGGCAAGGTTTATATCGGAAATACAGTTTCTGATATATCTGAAGGTGATTTCATATTCATCAATCCTTTTGAAGAACATTTTCTTAAGAAGGGAAGAGGGGTTCTGGAGTTTCATTGTTACCGTATTCTGTTTGATATTTCTGCACTGGGCAGTGAAAATGATCCGTGCAGGCTTTTTTTTGAAGGAATCAGACTGTGCCGCTTTCTGACAATGCCTCCGGAACTTGCTCAGAGATTTCATAATATCTCTTTAATGAAAAAAAATTCAGAAGGTATGGAGGTTATTCTCCGTTCAATTATTCTTGATGTGATTTCCTATGCAATAGAAACGGACCAGTATGAGCGTTTTTCACAGGTTGTTGAAAATGAAAAACGGAGTCTTTCTGCAATTGATAATGCAATTCATTATATCCGTGAAAACTACAGTGAATCTATAAGCCTTGGAGCAATCCTTAAGCTTACAAATTACAGCAAGAGTCACTTTATCAGACTATTTAAAGAAAGTACGGGAATGAATGTATCAGAATACATAAATAAATACCGTATTGAAAAAGCCTGTCTGGACTTGATTTACACGAATAATAATATTACGGAAATTGCAACTTCAAACGGCTTTAACAATATTCAGTATTTTTCGAGAAAGTTTAAAGAATATATGAACTGTACGCCAAAGCAGTATCAGAATAAAAAAAAGAAACTGATCTGGCGTCAGGACAGTTTATGA
- a CDS encoding ABC transporter permease produces the protein MKNKKDSSTAETTSTALVNKKSKWKLLGKQKLLILMSLPFVLYIILFRYVPLWGWTMAFQDYKPYKTFAQQDWVGFKWFVQLFTEKEFLLSLRNTVGMSLISTALGYITAIVIAVFLNEVRYIGVKRFVQTVSYLPHFLSWVIVTGLVANVLSVEDGILNDILLGLGLVKQPIQWLAVQKYFWHIIGWTYVWKEVGWNTIVYLGAMTAIDPCLYEAAQIDGCGRLRKIWHITLPGIKPTIIIMMIMSAGHILDANFEMPYLLQNGLIQDVAETIDIYVLKYGFKLSRYGLATAAGIFKNAVNILLLIIANTIAKKSGEERLI, from the coding sequence ATGAAAAATAAAAAAGATTCTAGTACTGCAGAAACAACTTCTACAGCACTTGTAAACAAAAAAAGCAAATGGAAGCTTTTAGGCAAGCAGAAACTGCTTATTCTTATGTCTCTTCCTTTTGTTCTTTACATTATTCTGTTCAGATATGTCCCTCTCTGGGGTTGGACAATGGCTTTTCAGGACTATAAGCCATATAAAACTTTTGCACAGCAGGATTGGGTAGGCTTCAAATGGTTTGTACAGCTTTTCACTGAGAAAGAATTCCTTCTTTCTTTAAGAAATACTGTTGGAATGAGCCTTATTAGTACGGCACTTGGATATATTACTGCTATTGTGATTGCCGTATTCTTGAACGAAGTACGTTATATTGGTGTTAAACGCTTTGTTCAGACTGTATCTTATCTCCCACACTTCCTTTCTTGGGTTATTGTTACAGGCTTAGTTGCGAATGTTCTTTCCGTTGAAGACGGAATTTTAAATGACATATTATTAGGTTTAGGACTTGTTAAACAGCCTATTCAGTGGCTTGCAGTTCAGAAATACTTCTGGCACATCATCGGTTGGACTTATGTATGGAAGGAAGTAGGTTGGAACACAATTGTATACCTTGGTGCAATGACTGCAATTGACCCATGTTTGTATGAAGCTGCTCAGATTGATGGTTGTGGTCGTCTCCGCAAGATCTGGCATATCACTTTGCCAGGAATCAAACCTACAATTATTATCATGATGATTATGTCTGCCGGACATATTCTTGATGCAAACTTTGAAATGCCATACTTGCTGCAGAATGGACTTATCCAGGACGTTGCAGAAACTATCGATATTTATGTATTGAAATACGGTTTCAAACTTTCTAGATATGGACTTGCTACCGCTGCCGGTATCTTTAAGAATGCAGTTAATATCTTGCTTCTTATTATAGCTAATACAATTGCAAAGAAGAGTGGTGAGGAGCGCTTGATATGA
- a CDS encoding carbohydrate ABC transporter permease, whose product MMDEIKKNEYAAAKMRTNVSNIIFDIIIYIVLAFVVISTVYPFWNTIAISLNDGLDSLKGGIKFFPRKFTWKNYQDLFQTPRIFQAGIISVTRTILQTILSVFCTSMLAYALSRKEFVIRKPLTTILVISMYVNAGLIPGYMLIKNLHLLGKYSVYIIPCLVDVFNFILVRTYIHGLPDSFVESARIDGANEFKIFMRIIFPLIVPSIAMVSLFTAVNAWNSWFDTYLYCSNKPKLHSLQYVLMSFLQQSQNQSSNAADANSMAISAGAGSTASKATPISIRSSITIVATLPILVVYPFVQKYFVVGMTIGGVKE is encoded by the coding sequence ATGATGGACGAAATTAAGAAAAATGAATATGCAGCAGCAAAAATGAGAACAAATGTAAGTAATATCATTTTTGATATAATCATTTATATTGTTCTTGCATTTGTTGTTATTTCAACTGTATATCCTTTCTGGAATACAATTGCAATTTCTTTGAATGATGGTTTGGATTCCCTTAAAGGTGGAATTAAGTTCTTCCCAAGAAAATTCACATGGAAGAACTATCAGGATTTGTTCCAGACTCCACGTATTTTCCAGGCTGGAATTATTTCGGTTACTCGTACAATTCTTCAGACTATTTTAAGTGTATTCTGTACTTCTATGCTTGCTTATGCACTCAGCCGCAAAGAATTTGTAATCAGAAAGCCATTAACAACTATTCTTGTAATTTCTATGTATGTAAACGCTGGTTTGATTCCAGGATATATGCTTATTAAGAACCTTCACCTTCTTGGAAAATATTCTGTTTATATTATTCCTTGTCTTGTTGATGTCTTTAACTTTATTCTTGTAAGAACTTACATCCATGGTTTACCAGACAGCTTTGTTGAATCAGCTCGTATTGATGGTGCTAATGAATTTAAGATTTTCATGCGTATCATCTTCCCTCTGATTGTTCCTTCAATTGCTATGGTTTCTTTGTTTACTGCTGTAAACGCATGGAACAGCTGGTTTGATACTTACCTCTACTGTTCTAACAAGCCAAAGCTTCACTCTCTGCAGTATGTATTGATGTCATTCCTGCAGCAGAGCCAGAACCAGAGTTCAAATGCAGCTGATGCTAACTCTATGGCTATTTCTGCCGGAGCAGGTTCAACTGCTTCTAAGGCTACACCAATCAGTATCCGTTCTTCAATTACAATTGTTGCAACACTTCCTATCCTCGTAGTATATCCGTTCGTACAGAAATACTTCGTTGTAGGTATGACAATTGGTGGTGTTAAAGAATAA
- a CDS encoding carboxylesterase/lipase family protein, which produces MLRIVKTKLGTVEGIPAADPRITAFKSIPFAKPPVGDLRFAPPQPADPWEGVRECYKFPAIPVQPSPNRNPPPEDVYSREWSVDPDIPVSEDCLYLNIWTPAKTGNEKLPVYFWIFGGGWQVGHTAEMEFDGERIARRGIVVVTVNYRVNLFGFTCHPELTAEYPDKPANMGLQDQQAGLKWVYENIEAFGGDKENITIGGQSAGAGSVMFHIENEESRKYFKRAVVDSGLIYTPNMPDMFPKRNVKEAEQLGVEFFKFCGCNSLAEARKLTTDQLRQKWSEWGGYEKSIACWTPVFDEQFNKGSLIDVVKEGKCTPCPIFTGYTTDEFIFGGMHAVEMGVRKLMKEEENRGLDIQNYCYKFDVPIPGWDHPGKFHSVDLWFWFETLAKCWRPFKGVHYDVARQMCDYLCNFIKNGNPNGKDLCGEPLPEWTPFKTEKANFMEFTTYSALNEIPPSAEMKKYL; this is translated from the coding sequence ATGCTAAGAATCGTAAAAACAAAACTTGGTACCGTTGAAGGTATTCCTGCTGCAGATCCACGAATAACTGCATTCAAATCAATTCCATTTGCAAAGCCACCTGTAGGAGACTTACGTTTTGCTCCACCACAGCCTGCAGATCCATGGGAAGGTGTTCGCGAATGTTATAAGTTCCCAGCAATTCCTGTTCAACCCTCCCCTAACCGCAATCCTCCACCAGAGGATGTATACTCACGTGAATGGTCTGTAGATCCTGATATTCCTGTAAGTGAAGACTGTCTATATCTTAATATCTGGACACCTGCAAAAACCGGTAACGAAAAGCTTCCAGTATATTTCTGGATTTTCGGAGGCGGCTGGCAGGTTGGTCACACAGCAGAAATGGAGTTCGACGGAGAACGTATTGCCCGCCGCGGTATTGTTGTAGTTACAGTTAATTACCGTGTAAATCTTTTTGGTTTTACATGTCATCCAGAACTTACTGCAGAATATCCAGACAAACCTGCAAATATGGGGCTTCAGGACCAGCAGGCCGGATTAAAATGGGTATATGAAAACATCGAAGCCTTTGGTGGTGATAAAGAAAACATTACAATCGGAGGCCAGTCTGCTGGTGCCGGCAGTGTAATGTTCCATATTGAAAATGAAGAGAGCAGAAAATACTTTAAGCGTGCCGTAGTAGACAGCGGACTCATTTATACTCCGAACATGCCTGACATGTTCCCTAAACGCAATGTAAAAGAAGCAGAGCAGCTTGGTGTTGAATTCTTTAAGTTCTGTGGCTGTAATTCCCTTGCAGAAGCCAGAAAACTTACTACCGACCAGCTACGTCAGAAATGGAGTGAATGGGGCGGTTATGAAAAATCAATTGCCTGCTGGACTCCTGTTTTTGATGAACAGTTTAATAAAGGCAGTCTGATAGATGTAGTAAAAGAAGGTAAATGTACACCATGTCCTATCTTTACAGGTTATACTACTGATGAATTTATATTCGGTGGCATGCATGCTGTAGAAATGGGTGTACGAAAGCTGATGAAGGAAGAGGAAAACCGCGGATTGGATATTCAGAACTACTGTTATAAGTTTGATGTTCCAATTCCTGGCTGGGATCACCCAGGTAAGTTCCATTCTGTTGATTTGTGGTTCTGGTTCGAAACTCTCGCTAAGTGCTGGAGACCATTTAAGGGAGTACACTATGATGTTGCACGTCAGATGTGTGATTATCTTTGTAACTTCATTAAGAATGGAAATCCAAACGGAAAAGACCTTTGTGGAGAGCCACTTCCTGAGTGGACACCATTTAAAACAGAAAAGGCGAACTTCATGGAGTTCACTACTTACAGTGCCCTCAATGAAATTCCGCCTTCTGCTGAAATGAAGAAATACTTATAA
- a CDS encoding GH1 family beta-glucosidase, with product MSFRKDFMWGAATASFQIEGAWNEDGKSPSIWDVFCEEPGRIEDGSDGKVACDHYHRYKEDVKLMADLGLKAYRFSIAWPRVIPEGTGKVNEKGLEFYSNLVDELLKYNITPFVTLYHWDLPYSLQIKGGWLNPEISDWFEEYTRAVVAKLGDRVKHFITFNEPSVFLGCGNLFGVHAPGMKCGSRDLLLAGHNVHVAHGKAVRAIRELAPDAQVGITLATMPRIPNGDMDEKAAYDIYFSCHKPFFIWSDAYWADPIVFGHYPEDLVNECKDIFPKVTDEDMKLISQKIDFIGQNIYQGKYEEGYERPRGTPHTEIGWDTFDRALEWGVKHFTKRWNLPVYITENGLSCHDWESLDGKVHDPNRIDFLHRYLRGLKAAADAGCDIRGYFQWSFMDNFEWAKGYNPRFGMVFCDYNTLKRIPKDSAYWYKEVIESNGENL from the coding sequence ATGAGTTTTAGAAAAGATTTTATGTGGGGAGCTGCAACAGCTTCCTTTCAGATTGAAGGTGCATGGAATGAAGACGGAAAATCACCGTCTATCTGGGATGTATTTTGTGAAGAGCCTGGAAGAATAGAAGACGGTTCAGACGGAAAGGTTGCCTGCGATCACTATCACCGCTACAAGGAAGATGTAAAGCTGATGGCTGATCTTGGACTTAAGGCTTACCGTTTTTCAATTGCCTGGCCTCGTGTTATTCCTGAAGGAACCGGCAAGGTAAATGAAAAGGGACTTGAGTTTTATAGTAATCTTGTAGATGAACTTTTGAAATACAATATTACTCCATTTGTTACTCTTTATCATTGGGATTTACCATATTCACTTCAGATAAAAGGCGGCTGGTTGAATCCTGAAATTTCAGACTGGTTTGAGGAGTATACTCGTGCAGTTGTAGCAAAACTTGGTGACAGAGTAAAGCACTTCATCACTTTCAATGAGCCTTCTGTATTCCTTGGCTGTGGAAATCTTTTTGGAGTTCATGCTCCTGGAATGAAGTGTGGTTCACGTGACCTTCTTCTTGCAGGACATAATGTTCATGTTGCTCATGGAAAAGCTGTTCGTGCTATACGTGAACTTGCTCCAGATGCACAGGTTGGAATCACCCTGGCAACAATGCCTCGTATTCCTAATGGAGATATGGATGAAAAAGCAGCTTATGATATTTATTTCAGCTGTCATAAGCCGTTCTTTATCTGGTCTGATGCTTACTGGGCTGATCCAATCGTATTCGGACACTATCCTGAAGACCTCGTAAATGAATGTAAAGACATCTTCCCTAAAGTAACTGATGAAGATATGAAGCTTATCAGTCAGAAGATTGATTTTATCGGACAGAATATCTATCAGGGTAAATATGAAGAGGGATATGAAAGACCTCGAGGAACACCACATACAGAAATCGGTTGGGATACCTTTGACCGTGCTCTGGAGTGGGGTGTAAAGCATTTTACAAAGAGATGGAATCTTCCTGTATACATTACAGAAAACGGTCTTTCATGCCACGACTGGGAGAGCCTGGATGGAAAAGTTCATGACCCTAACAGAATTGATTTCTTACACAGATATCTTCGTGGCTTAAAGGCTGCCGCAGATGCTGGTTGTGATATCCGCGGATATTTCCAGTGGTCATTTATGGATAACTTTGAATGGGCTAAGGGATACAATCCTCGCTTTGGAATGGTTTTCTGTGATTATAATACACTCAAACGCATTCCAAAGGATTCAGCTTACTGGTATAAAGAAGTAATAGAATCTAACGGAGAAAACTTATAA
- a CDS encoding glycoside hydrolase family 5 protein: MKIFFKTTLKLLCLMCFAVIAFSCSGKSEKKNNSAEFSNPMADRFLKAQSSEGTAKPVKTEEKAAEPAPVTKVNPLEIICFNRENAVVDTGKKAFKDITALELVRDMKTGWNLGNTLDATGGGKGLASEVSWGQPYTTKEMIDGLAASGIKTIRIPVSWSRHIIDNNYTIAPVWMKRVKEIVDWAIEDGMYVVLNIHHDNYEKNAKMPRGGGFYPTDENYEESAYFVCNTWAQIALAFNDGYDEHLVFEVLNEPRLCGTKEEWYYNPSSMKSIVAMNNLNKLTQNILDVIRASGGNNKKRMVAIPSLQASPESALESTFKMPQDYDGSKDRLIVSVHMYTPYNFAMESPGIKEFSPKVESDFTSMFKRLHNYFIANGYAVYIGEYGATNKNNLEDRVAWFRAFVKNAKANDMPCFVWDNAVWEVEGNEYSEHYGFYNRYNQTWYFPEIIKAINEGAN, encoded by the coding sequence ATGAAGATTTTTTTTAAAACTACACTTAAGTTATTATGTTTGATGTGTTTTGCCGTTATTGCATTCTCTTGCAGCGGTAAATCAGAAAAGAAAAATAATTCTGCTGAATTCAGTAATCCTATGGCAGACAGATTCCTGAAAGCTCAGTCTTCAGAAGGCACTGCTAAGCCTGTTAAAACTGAAGAAAAAGCCGCTGAGCCCGCTCCTGTTACCAAAGTAAATCCACTCGAAATTATATGTTTTAATCGCGAAAATGCCGTAGTTGACACCGGTAAAAAAGCTTTCAAAGATATTACAGCTTTAGAACTTGTCCGCGATATGAAAACCGGCTGGAATCTTGGTAATACTCTTGATGCTACAGGTGGCGGAAAGGGACTTGCTTCAGAGGTAAGCTGGGGACAACCTTATACTACAAAAGAAATGATTGATGGACTTGCTGCCTCAGGAATCAAAACTATCCGTATTCCTGTGTCATGGAGCCGTCATATTATAGATAATAACTATACTATTGCTCCTGTATGGATGAAGCGTGTAAAAGAAATCGTTGACTGGGCAATTGAAGACGGAATGTATGTTGTTCTCAATATCCATCATGATAACTATGAAAAGAATGCAAAAATGCCAAGAGGTGGCGGTTTCTATCCTACAGATGAAAACTATGAAGAATCTGCATATTTTGTTTGTAATACCTGGGCACAGATTGCTCTTGCCTTTAATGATGGTTATGATGAGCACCTTGTATTTGAAGTTCTGAATGAGCCTCGTCTCTGCGGAACAAAAGAGGAGTGGTATTATAATCCAAGCTCAATGAAATCAATTGTTGCAATGAATAATCTCAATAAGCTTACACAGAATATTCTTGATGTAATTCGTGCAAGCGGCGGAAACAATAAAAAGCGTATGGTTGCAATTCCATCATTACAGGCATCTCCTGAATCTGCACTTGAAAGTACATTCAAAATGCCTCAGGATTATGATGGCAGCAAGGACAGACTTATTGTTTCAGTTCATATGTATACTCCATACAACTTTGCAATGGAATCACCTGGAATCAAAGAATTTTCTCCAAAGGTTGAAAGTGATTTCACATCAATGTTCAAAAGATTGCATAACTATTTTATTGCTAACGGATATGCAGTTTATATTGGTGAATACGGTGCTACTAATAAGAATAATCTCGAGGACCGTGTTGCATGGTTCCGTGCTTTTGTAAAAAATGCAAAAGCTAATGACATGCCTTGTTTTGTATGGGATAATGCTGTTTGGGAAGTTGAAGGTAATGAATATAGTGAACACTATGGATTTTACAACCGTTATAATCAGACCTGGTATTTCCCTGAGATTATTAAAGCTATAAATGAAGGGGCTAACTAA
- the ettA gene encoding energy-dependent translational throttle protein EttA, with the protein MAKTFDDKKIIYTMDRVTRSYGTKVVLKDISISYYYGAKIGVVGPNGSGKSSLFKILAGKDTDFAGETSLAPGYTIGYLEQEPELEAGKTVMEIVKEGVKPITDLLAEFDKINEAFGDPDADFDKLCARQGEVQEKLDALDAWNLDNNLELAMDALRCPPADQVVDVLSGGERRRVALCRLLLQKPDILLLDEPTNHLDAETVAWLEKHLNDYPGTVIAVTHDRYFLDQVAGWILELDRGEGYPFKGNYSSWLEQKNARLAQENKNESARQKEIQRELEWIHMGAKGRQAKHKEHITRYNELMAQESKKQLKDTQISIPAGPRLGGQVIDIENLTKSFGDKLLFENLNVHIPAGAIVGIVGPNGAGKTTLFKMIVDAAGLEGGEKPDAGTIKVGQTVKLVYVDQMRSGLDMNKTVYETLGGGGDLVKLGAVDEKGRALEGGVREVNAHAYCGWFNFAGPDQNKKVSVLSGGERNRLNLGMMLKESGNVLLFDEPTNDLDVETVRALEEALEDFAGCALVVSHDRWFLDRICTHILAFENNSEVRFFEGNWSEYAEWKLKEFGEDAGVPKRTVYRKLSR; encoded by the coding sequence ATGGCAAAAACATTCGACGATAAAAAAATCATATACACAATGGACCGGGTTACCCGTTCTTACGGAACTAAGGTTGTCCTTAAAGATATCAGTATTTCATATTACTATGGTGCGAAAATCGGCGTTGTAGGACCTAACGGTTCTGGTAAATCTTCTCTTTTTAAGATTCTTGCCGGAAAAGATACAGACTTCGCCGGTGAAACATCTCTTGCTCCAGGTTACACAATCGGTTATCTCGAACAGGAACCAGAGCTTGAAGCTGGTAAAACTGTAATGGAAATTGTAAAGGAAGGTGTAAAACCAATTACAGACCTTCTTGCAGAATTCGATAAAATCAATGAAGCCTTTGGTGACCCGGATGCAGATTTTGATAAGCTCTGTGCACGCCAGGGTGAGGTTCAGGAAAAGCTCGATGCTCTCGATGCATGGAACCTCGACAATAACCTTGAACTTGCTATGGACGCCCTCCGCTGTCCTCCTGCTGATCAGGTTGTAGATGTACTTTCTGGAGGTGAACGCCGCCGTGTTGCTTTGTGCCGTCTTCTTCTTCAGAAGCCAGATATTCTTCTTCTCGACGAACCTACAAACCATCTCGATGCAGAAACTGTAGCATGGCTCGAAAAACATCTTAATGATTATCCAGGAACTGTAATTGCTGTAACTCACGACCGTTACTTCCTTGATCAGGTTGCCGGCTGGATTCTTGAGCTTGACCGCGGTGAAGGCTATCCATTCAAGGGTAACTACTCAAGCTGGCTTGAACAGAAGAATGCCCGCCTTGCACAGGAAAATAAAAATGAATCTGCACGCCAGAAAGAAATTCAGCGCGAGTTGGAATGGATTCACATGGGCGCTAAGGGACGTCAGGCAAAGCATAAGGAACACATCACACGCTATAACGAGCTCATGGCTCAGGAAAGCAAAAAGCAGCTTAAGGATACTCAGATTTCTATTCCAGCCGGTCCACGTCTTGGCGGTCAGGTAATTGATATTGAAAATCTTACAAAGTCTTTCGGCGACAAGCTTCTTTTTGAAAATCTCAACGTACATATTCCAGCCGGTGCCATCGTTGGTATTGTTGGACCTAACGGTGCCGGTAAAACAACTCTCTTTAAGATGATTGTTGATGCAGCTGGTCTTGAAGGTGGCGAAAAACCGGATGCCGGAACTATCAAAGTTGGTCAGACTGTAAAGCTTGTTTACGTAGATCAGATGAGAAGCGGCCTTGATATGAACAAAACTGTTTACGAAACTCTTGGCGGTGGCGGAGACCTCGTAAAACTCGGTGCTGTAGATGAAAAGGGTAGAGCTCTCGAAGGTGGTGTTCGCGAAGTAAACGCTCACGCATACTGCGGCTGGTTCAACTTTGCAGGCCCGGATCAGAATAAAAAGGTAAGCGTGCTTTCTGGTGGTGAGCGCAACCGCCTGAACCTTGGTATGATGCTTAAGGAAAGTGGAAACGTTCTGCTCTTCGACGAACCTACAAACGACCTCGACGTAGAAACAGTCCGCGCCCTCGAAGAAGCGCTCGAAGACTTCGCCGGTTGTGCGCTTGTAGTAAGCCATGACCGCTGGTTCCTCGACCGTATCTGTACCCATATTCTTGCATTTGAAAACAACTCAGAAGTTCGCTTCTTTGAAGGAAACTGGTCTGAATATGCAGAATGGAAGCTCAAGGAATTTGGTGAAGATGCCGGAGTTCCAAAACGCACAGTTTATCGCAAGCTTAGTAGATAA